The proteins below are encoded in one region of Gloeocapsopsis sp. IPPAS B-1203:
- the rfbF gene encoding glucose-1-phosphate cytidylyltransferase → MKAVILAGGLGTRISEETTIKPKPMVEIGGKPILWHIMKTYAAHGINDFVICCGYKGYVIKEYFANYFLHMSDVTFDMRFNQMNVHCGYAEPWRVTLVDTGEATMTGGRLRRVKEHVGNSTFCFTYGDGVSNVNITSLIEFHKQQKLQATLTAVQPPGRFGAICLAEEQTKITSFKEKPGGDGAWINGGYFVLEPEVIDYIGDDSTVWEQEPLEKLAHLEQLSAYKHDGFWQPMDTLRDKNYLEELWKKGIAPWKVW, encoded by the coding sequence ATGAAAGCGGTAATACTGGCAGGGGGACTAGGAACGCGGATAAGTGAAGAGACAACAATCAAACCAAAACCAATGGTAGAGATTGGGGGAAAACCGATACTGTGGCACATTATGAAAACATATGCAGCACATGGAATCAACGATTTCGTGATTTGCTGCGGATACAAAGGATATGTGATTAAAGAGTACTTCGCCAACTACTTTCTACACATGTCAGACGTGACATTTGACATGAGATTCAATCAAATGAACGTGCATTGCGGCTACGCCGAACCGTGGCGAGTCACCTTAGTAGACACAGGCGAAGCCACAATGACAGGCGGACGCTTACGGCGAGTCAAAGAACACGTAGGAAACAGCACATTCTGCTTCACCTACGGAGATGGAGTCAGCAACGTCAACATCACAAGCTTAATCGAATTCCACAAACAACAAAAACTGCAAGCCACCCTGACAGCAGTCCAACCACCAGGAAGATTCGGCGCCATCTGCCTAGCAGAAGAACAAACAAAAATTACCTCATTCAAAGAAAAGCCAGGTGGAGACGGCGCGTGGATCAACGGCGGCTACTTCGTACTCGAACCAGAAGTGATCGACTACATCGGCGACGACAGCACAGTATGGGAACAAGAACCATTAGAAAAACTAGCTCATCTTGAGCAGCTATCAGCATACAAACACGATGGTTTTTGGCAGCCAATGGACACCTTAAGAGACAAAAACTACCTCGAAGAGTTGTGGAAAAAAGGCATTGCCCCCTGGAAAGTGTGGTAA